From Clostridiisalibacter paucivorans DSM 22131, one genomic window encodes:
- a CDS encoding metallophosphoesterase, translated as MAIYGIGDLHLDHTKEKPMGVFGENWEDHENKIFDNWKNTVSESDLILIPGDISWALKLEDAYEDLLRIDKLPGTKILTKGNHDYWWESKTKLNALNLETINYIHNDSFIYNGIGICGTRGWAAKDSEEFKEHDEKIFNRELNRLKLSLESLIDDVNKKIVMIHYPPFNMDKTVNEFGDMMRRYNVDLCVYGHLHSDGHKHAVEGNIKGIEFICISSDYIDFKLKHLMGN; from the coding sequence ATGGCTATATATGGTATAGGAGATTTACATTTGGACCATACAAAGGAAAAACCTATGGGTGTATTTGGAGAAAACTGGGAAGACCATGAAAATAAAATTTTTGATAATTGGAAAAATACTGTATCTGAAAGTGATCTTATACTTATTCCAGGAGATATATCTTGGGCATTAAAACTAGAAGATGCCTATGAAGATTTACTTAGAATAGATAAATTACCAGGGACTAAGATATTGACTAAGGGCAATCATGATTATTGGTGGGAATCTAAAACTAAATTAAATGCATTAAATTTAGAAACTATAAACTATATTCACAACGATAGTTTTATCTATAATGGAATAGGGATTTGTGGTACTAGAGGCTGGGCAGCAAAGGACAGTGAAGAATTTAAAGAACATGATGAAAAAATTTTTAATAGAGAATTAAATAGACTTAAGTTGTCATTAGAAAGCCTAATAGATGATGTAAATAAAAAAATAGTAATGATTCATTATCCCCCATTCAATATGGATAAAACAGTTAATGAATTTGGAGATATGATGAGAAGATATAATGTAGATTTATGCGTATATGGTCATTTGCATAGTGATGGACATAAACATGCTGTAGAGGGAAATATAAAAGGGATAGAGTTTATATGTATATCAAGTGATTATATAGACTTTAAATTAAAGCATCTAATGGGTAATTAG
- a CDS encoding sodium:solute symporter family transporter, producing the protein MMESHVKLMIISFSFAMIVISFLIGWWAKKRANTVQSYFGSTGLFGPFAVSLSTMAGVASAFALVGVPGIIYSTGNTMSFWMLSSCAFAMAYLILGKKIRGMAEVGEVASLGDISDLRFNNNRIIKGLMSVILFIGCIAYLASQIKAGSELFSHLLGWNPIVTGFVIFGILTVYTALSGEVGGLLTQAFQGLVMIAAGLIMIVAFFSITGGFSSVIEVVSNAGTITDGNITKTFNSDFMNAWGILPGSVAMTWMLIPILGTVGQPQVLTRMYALKDPKDMPKLGLYAGIAHMIIGFMAIIMGYGALYLVGSGSIPPLENGDAAIFAFADYIGVYAQLFVYAAVLAAAMSSASMFLSLSANIISRDLPSALGYTFTSEKQIKISRITIFILGIFAILFSLTSGEMVAILGTFGWGTLMSATFPVFVIGLLWKKASSQGVLSGLTVALILNIISLILTRTGFQWPGGMPWYVNVITASIVVTVVISLFTKGSTENEMDKKVEMVIDL; encoded by the coding sequence ATGATGGAATCACATGTTAAACTTATGATTATATCTTTTTCATTTGCTATGATTGTGATCTCATTTCTTATAGGATGGTGGGCTAAAAAGAGAGCTAATACAGTGCAATCATATTTCGGAAGCACAGGATTATTTGGTCCATTCGCAGTAAGCCTTTCTACAATGGCGGGGGTAGCTAGTGCATTTGCTTTAGTAGGAGTACCAGGCATTATATATTCGACAGGGAATACAATGTCATTTTGGATGTTATCTTCTTGTGCATTCGCAATGGCATATTTAATATTAGGGAAAAAAATAAGGGGAATGGCGGAAGTAGGAGAAGTAGCTAGTTTAGGAGATATATCTGATTTGAGATTTAATAACAATAGAATTATAAAAGGGCTAATGTCTGTAATACTATTTATAGGCTGTATAGCATATCTTGCTTCTCAAATAAAAGCAGGTTCAGAGCTTTTTAGCCATCTATTGGGTTGGAATCCGATAGTCACAGGGTTTGTTATTTTTGGGATATTGACTGTATATACTGCTTTAAGTGGAGAGGTCGGTGGGTTGCTGACTCAAGCCTTCCAAGGTCTAGTTATGATAGCAGCAGGATTAATAATGATAGTTGCATTTTTTTCTATAACAGGTGGATTTAGCTCAGTTATAGAGGTAGTATCTAATGCAGGAACGATAACTGATGGCAATATAACTAAGACATTCAATTCAGACTTTATGAATGCCTGGGGGATTTTGCCTGGTTCCGTTGCTATGACATGGATGTTAATACCAATATTAGGAACGGTGGGTCAGCCCCAGGTTTTAACTCGAATGTATGCATTGAAGGACCCGAAGGACATGCCAAAATTAGGACTATATGCTGGCATAGCACATATGATTATAGGATTTATGGCAATTATAATGGGATATGGAGCATTATATTTAGTAGGAAGTGGATCTATTCCACCCCTTGAAAATGGAGATGCAGCTATATTTGCATTTGCTGATTATATAGGAGTATATGCTCAGCTATTTGTTTATGCAGCAGTTCTTGCAGCGGCAATGTCTTCGGCAAGCATGTTTCTGTCTTTATCAGCAAATATAATATCTAGAGATTTACCCAGTGCCCTTGGATACACATTTACTTCTGAGAAACAAATTAAAATATCTAGAATAACTATCTTCATATTAGGAATATTTGCCATATTATTTTCGTTAACCAGTGGAGAAATGGTGGCTATTTTAGGGACATTTGGTTGGGGGACATTAATGTCAGCTACTTTTCCTGTATTTGTAATAGGATTGCTATGGAAGAAAGCTAGTAGTCAAGGAGTGCTAAGTGGTTTAACAGTAGCATTAATTCTAAATATAATTTCACTGATATTAACTAGAACAGGATTTCAGTGGCCAGGAGGTATGCCATGGTATGTAAACGTAATAACAGCATCCATAGTAGTAACTGTAGTAATATCTTTATTCACTAAAGGTTCTACAGAAAATGAGATGGATAAGAAGGTGGAGATGGTTATAGATTTATAA
- a CDS encoding AMP-binding protein: MINNGWIGNYSYFRSRISPHKEAIYDLDNNQSYTYEDMENRANILANYMKDKLDINKGDRVAFVSRNSIELFDAYYATGKIGAILVPYNARLSAKELKLLINKETPKVLFYEEVFKDVIDELKKNTNVSEYIVLNYGDISDKDINYKKIMDYEKNTFIYCEDLDFEDTHLIIHTGGTTGLPKGAKISHRAMLFNSMNEIITWGISHTDSAHLLLPLFHTGGWNLLTLPLLHAGGRLIINKQFDPKLSLKIINEEKPTFIFGAATIFRMMIELDEFKYTDFSSVKWIMAGAAPTPINIMRKFWEKGVRFVLGYGMTEAGPNNLTAPAEFMNMDDIEEKHGSVGKPMYFTLAKIVDDEGKEVRQGESGELVWSGPQVFSGYWNNEEETKKTFRNGWVYTGDMAKKDEDGFYYIVGRKKNMYISGGENVFPPEIESILYEIPEIHEACVIGVLDDNWGEVGKAVVSIKPDTSIGKEEIINYLRTKLAHYKVPKYVKFIKELPKNNVGKIVRAEVIKLYGNQQN; the protein is encoded by the coding sequence ATGATTAATAATGGTTGGATAGGAAATTATTCGTATTTTAGATCAAGAATATCTCCTCATAAAGAGGCAATATACGATTTAGACAATAATCAATCATATACTTATGAAGACATGGAAAATAGAGCTAATATTCTTGCAAACTATATGAAAGATAAATTAGATATAAATAAAGGAGACAGGGTGGCTTTTGTTTCTAGAAATTCTATAGAACTTTTTGATGCTTATTATGCTACGGGTAAAATAGGTGCAATACTTGTACCTTATAATGCCAGATTATCGGCTAAGGAGTTAAAATTATTAATAAACAAAGAAACACCTAAGGTGTTATTTTATGAGGAAGTATTTAAGGATGTAATAGATGAATTAAAGAAAAACACTAATGTATCTGAATATATAGTACTTAATTATGGAGATATAAGCGATAAGGATATCAATTATAAAAAAATAATGGATTATGAGAAAAATACATTTATTTATTGTGAAGATTTGGATTTTGAAGATACTCATTTAATAATCCATACTGGTGGAACTACAGGATTACCTAAAGGAGCAAAGATATCCCATAGGGCAATGCTATTTAATTCTATGAATGAGATAATCACATGGGGTATCTCTCATACAGATAGTGCTCATTTGCTGTTACCATTATTTCATACTGGAGGATGGAATTTACTTACATTACCATTGCTTCATGCTGGAGGTAGGTTAATAATAAATAAGCAATTTGATCCAAAGCTATCTTTGAAGATTATAAATGAAGAAAAACCTACATTTATATTTGGAGCAGCTACGATATTTAGAATGATGATAGAATTGGATGAATTTAAATATACTGACTTTTCTTCTGTTAAATGGATAATGGCAGGAGCAGCACCTACTCCTATTAATATAATGAGAAAATTCTGGGAGAAAGGTGTAAGATTTGTATTGGGATATGGTATGACAGAGGCAGGACCCAATAATCTTACAGCACCGGCTGAGTTTATGAATATGGATGATATAGAAGAAAAGCATGGTTCAGTAGGTAAACCTATGTATTTTACCTTAGCTAAGATAGTTGATGATGAGGGTAAAGAAGTTAGGCAGGGAGAATCTGGAGAATTGGTATGGAGTGGACCTCAGGTGTTTTCAGGTTATTGGAATAATGAAGAAGAAACAAAAAAGACATTTAGAAATGGCTGGGTTTATACAGGAGATATGGCTAAAAAAGATGAAGATGGTTTTTATTATATAGTCGGTAGAAAGAAAAATATGTATATAAGTGGAGGCGAAAATGTCTTTCCACCTGAAATAGAAAGTATATTATATGAGATACCTGAAATACATGAAGCATGTGTAATAGGAGTTCTCGATGATAATTGGGGAGAAGTAGGAAAGGCAGTTGTTTCTATAAAACCAGATACCTCTATAGGCAAAGAAGAGATAATAAATTACTTGAGAACAAAACTAGCTCACTATAAAGTTCCTAAATATGTGAAATTTATAAAAGAATTGCCAAAAAATAATGTAGGCAAGATTGTAAGAGCGGAAGTTATAAAACTTTATGGAAATCAACAGAATTGA
- a CDS encoding class IV adenylate cyclase, translated as MGKELEVKVLNINKDEIIKKLESINAKLIKREHQVNKIFDFEDRYIKDSHKGYMRIREKIDLLRDKKEYILTLKKNVSNDGVRENIEIETNVTDSGSLEKILLHLKLKKVHQGSKERISYTLDGILFEIDTWDKDTYPEPYLEIEVKDKKELDRAIKILDLKKDNVTSKSIGQLRMEKGLSDL; from the coding sequence ATGGGTAAAGAGTTGGAAGTTAAAGTGTTAAATATAAATAAAGATGAGATAATAAAGAAATTAGAGAGTATAAATGCAAAACTGATAAAAAGAGAACATCAAGTGAACAAGATATTTGATTTTGAAGATAGATATATAAAGGATAGTCATAAAGGATATATGAGAATAAGAGAAAAAATAGATTTGTTGAGAGATAAAAAGGAGTATATACTGACTCTAAAAAAGAATGTATCAAATGATGGAGTGAGGGAGAATATAGAAATAGAAACTAATGTAACAGACAGTGGGTCACTGGAGAAGATATTACTCCATTTGAAATTGAAAAAGGTACATCAGGGTAGCAAGGAAAGAATATCATATACATTAGATGGGATATTATTTGAAATAGATACATGGGATAAAGATACATATCCAGAGCCTTATCTGGAGATAGAGGTGAAAGATAAAAAAGAACTAGACAGAGCAATTAAAATATTAGATTTAAAAAAAGACAATGTTACATCTAAGTCTATAGGCCAATTGAGAATGGAAAAAGGTCTTAGTGATTTATAA
- a CDS encoding YetF domain-containing protein, whose amino-acid sequence MKNNAIISTFIIFILYIISYVYIKISIRHVLRLNYRPKIQFPITLIYEGNIINRNLNIIKKDSIWLLHILQKKGIQDLKHIKHCFLKDTGAIDIVMEKGCSHNLITH is encoded by the coding sequence ATGAAGAATAATGCCATCATTAGTACATTTATTATATTTATTTTATACATAATCTCATATGTTTATATAAAGATATCTATTAGACATGTACTAAGACTTAATTATCGCCCTAAAATCCAATTTCCTATAACCCTTATCTACGAAGGAAATATTATAAATAGAAATTTAAATATAATTAAAAAAGATTCCATATGGTTATTACATATTTTACAAAAAAAGGGTATTCAAGACTTAAAACACATTAAACATTGTTTTTTGAAAGATACTGGTGCCATTGATATAGTTATGGAAAAAGGATGTTCCCATAATCTAATTACCCATTAG
- a CDS encoding ATP-binding protein, with protein MIITELILDAFGKFSGYRVQLGNGLNIIYGENESGKTTIHKFIEGMFFGFFKPYVKTKRYLPIYNKYFPWGKERYTGVLKYKYRGDNIRIERNFIKGSDQVKVFDDLKGEDITYMCEFDGVTKIAKPSSLHMNISSSIYKNTISIGQLTTKTDQSLASEVKDRLLKLGGSLDEEISVKDVLKRLDDRIDNIGTENRVKTSEYGKNAEKLTALEKRMKESLNNNKLVKEYQLKLNNEKEHLKSIQQEKDKIKEKLKIYDIIKLKEKYIKIKGINEEIERLKIELLDLEGYNKYNEDDYIDMIKIENKIESLYVELKRYEEQYSILISRKDDIYNKISSLEEEMEKDNICYMDKLEETEKIINKNSKIKMFLSQLFFIGVLMGTFLNTYLFIVSILSGVINIILKTKLNKIKKERDNLNIKKKEIESKNDELLNPLIAERNMIDEEISQNNKIKEETNINIQKYKDMRNKILEDNGIKSVTELIKGLKFKERYKEIKERLINKEEVLKSLLGDNTINDLIDKVVEYENINTDEKIESWERLNTQLEILQGDIENKKEQVGILTEKIKGLSENMEHPWEVGQQIIETKENINRFEKQIESLNLARNTINDISTNMQKEYAPKLNQKVSNIINYITKGKYTEVKITEGMNIKVVDERENKIIDVNSLSEGTIDQLYFALRIATIDIVTENRNLPIFLDDAFVQYDDNRLKNILRFLMEESKNRQIIIFTCQNREKKFLEKANSKFNYIEI; from the coding sequence ATGATAATAACTGAGTTAATCTTGGATGCCTTTGGTAAATTTTCAGGTTATAGAGTCCAATTAGGTAATGGATTAAATATAATTTATGGAGAGAATGAATCTGGGAAGACTACCATTCACAAATTTATAGAAGGTATGTTTTTTGGTTTTTTTAAACCATATGTAAAAACAAAGAGATATTTACCTATTTATAATAAATATTTTCCTTGGGGAAAAGAAAGATATACTGGAGTACTGAAATATAAATATAGAGGAGATAATATTAGAATAGAAAGAAATTTTATAAAGGGGAGTGATCAGGTAAAGGTATTTGATGATTTAAAGGGTGAAGATATTACTTATATGTGCGAGTTTGATGGGGTTACTAAGATAGCCAAGCCATCATCATTGCATATGAATATAAGTAGTTCTATATATAAAAATACTATAAGCATTGGTCAATTGACTACAAAAACAGATCAAAGTCTTGCTAGTGAAGTAAAAGATAGATTATTAAAGTTAGGTGGAAGCCTAGATGAAGAAATATCTGTAAAAGATGTATTAAAAAGATTAGACGATAGGATTGATAATATAGGAACAGAGAATAGAGTAAAAACGTCTGAATATGGTAAAAACGCAGAAAAGTTGACAGCACTTGAGAAAAGAATGAAAGAATCTTTAAATAATAATAAATTAGTAAAAGAGTATCAGTTAAAATTGAACAATGAGAAGGAACATTTAAAGTCTATACAGCAGGAAAAGGATAAAATTAAAGAAAAATTAAAGATATATGATATTATTAAATTGAAAGAAAAGTATATTAAGATTAAGGGTATAAATGAAGAGATTGAAAGGTTAAAGATTGAGTTACTAGACCTTGAGGGGTATAACAAATATAATGAAGATGATTATATTGATATGATAAAAATAGAAAACAAGATAGAGAGCCTATATGTGGAATTAAAGAGATATGAAGAACAATACAGTATATTGATTAGTAGAAAGGATGATATATATAATAAAATATCATCCTTGGAAGAAGAAATGGAAAAAGATAATATATGTTATATGGACAAGTTAGAAGAGACTGAGAAGATTATAAATAAGAATTCTAAGATAAAGATGTTTTTATCACAATTGTTTTTTATAGGGGTATTGATGGGAACATTTTTAAATACTTATCTATTTATAGTGTCTATATTATCTGGAGTTATAAATATTATTTTAAAGACTAAATTAAATAAAATAAAAAAAGAAAGAGATAATCTTAACATAAAAAAGAAAGAAATAGAGTCAAAGAATGATGAATTGTTAAATCCTCTAATTGCTGAAAGGAACATGATTGATGAAGAGATTTCCCAAAACAATAAAATTAAAGAGGAAACAAATATAAATATACAGAAATATAAAGACATGAGGAACAAAATACTTGAGGATAATGGAATAAAGAGTGTTACTGAACTTATAAAAGGGTTAAAATTCAAAGAAAGATATAAAGAAATAAAAGAAAGATTAATTAATAAGGAAGAGGTTTTAAAGTCCCTATTGGGAGATAATACAATAAATGATTTAATAGACAAAGTAGTTGAATACGAGAATATAAATACAGATGAAAAGATAGAATCTTGGGAAAGATTGAATACACAATTGGAAATATTACAAGGAGATATTGAAAATAAAAAGGAACAAGTAGGAATTTTAACTGAGAAGATAAAGGGATTATCTGAAAATATGGAACATCCATGGGAAGTAGGTCAACAAATAATAGAAACAAAAGAAAATATAAATCGATTTGAAAAGCAGATAGAGTCTTTGAATTTGGCTAGAAATACAATCAATGACATTTCAACAAATATGCAAAAAGAATATGCACCAAAACTTAATCAAAAGGTGTCAAATATAATAAATTATATAACCAAAGGAAAATATACAGAGGTAAAAATAACTGAAGGCATGAATATAAAAGTAGTTGATGAGAGGGAAAATAAAATAATAGATGTTAATAGTCTAAGTGAAGGAACTATTGACCAACTCTATTTTGCCCTTAGAATAGCAACTATTGACATAGTAACGGAAAATCGAAATTTACCAATATTTTTAGATGATGCATTTGTTCAATATGATGACAATAGATTAAAAAATATATTGAGATTTTTAATGGAAGAAAGTAAAAATAGGCAAATTATAATATTTACCTGCCAAAATAGAGAGAAAAAGTTTTTAGAGAAAGCTAATAGTAAATTTAATTATATAGAAATATAA
- a CDS encoding 3-oxoacyl-ACP synthase → MAKNDIVGIKKISMYVPQGIHDSKYIAEKSGIPRDVIENKFGILKKHKAAPNEQVSDMAVKAALKAIEGIDPMDLDLVVYCGSEYKDYYLFNLAARVQDVIGAKNANAFEIHSLCSAGVLSLNVLKSMMLSNPDINRVLLVTSSKETDLINYENQRSRFMFNFGDGAAAALLVKGYECNKILSTHMITDGDFAYDVASYGIGSISYYKYSVLDYDLRNLDVRNPKSMKERLDPVTLDNFCDVIEKSVEKSGYRTEDIDFIAPIFMKRSILNHILDRFNLTEENSFVLENYGHCQSADAYISILEAQKLNRIKKGDLVVMLGAGTGYTWAATTVKWG, encoded by the coding sequence ATGGCTAAAAATGATATTGTAGGGATAAAAAAAATATCTATGTATGTTCCACAAGGTATTCATGATAGTAAATATATAGCAGAGAAATCAGGAATACCTAGAGACGTAATAGAAAATAAATTTGGTATATTAAAAAAACACAAAGCAGCACCTAATGAGCAAGTTTCCGATATGGCAGTAAAAGCAGCACTAAAAGCTATAGAGGGTATAGACCCTATGGATTTGGATCTTGTTGTTTATTGTGGCAGTGAATATAAAGACTATTATCTATTTAATCTTGCAGCACGAGTACAAGATGTGATTGGAGCCAAAAATGCCAATGCATTTGAAATACATTCTTTATGTTCAGCTGGGGTATTATCTTTAAATGTATTAAAAAGCATGATGCTTTCAAATCCAGATATAAATAGAGTGCTTTTGGTTACATCATCTAAGGAAACAGACTTAATTAACTATGAGAATCAAAGATCAAGATTTATGTTTAATTTTGGGGATGGTGCAGCAGCAGCACTTTTAGTTAAAGGATATGAATGCAATAAGATATTATCAACACATATGATAACTGATGGAGACTTTGCATATGATGTAGCATCATATGGAATAGGTTCCATAAGTTACTATAAATACTCTGTATTAGATTATGATTTGAGAAATCTTGATGTAAGGAATCCAAAGTCAATGAAGGAGAGATTAGATCCTGTAACATTAGATAATTTTTGTGATGTAATAGAGAAATCCGTAGAGAAAAGTGGATATAGAACAGAAGACATAGATTTTATAGCACCTATATTTATGAAGAGATCTATTTTAAATCATATACTGGATAGATTTAATTTAACAGAAGAAAATTCTTTTGTATTGGAGAACTATGGACATTGTCAATCAGCTGATGCCTATATATCTATATTAGAAGCTCAAAAACTAAATAGGATAAAGAAGGGGGATTTAGTAGTAATGCTTGGTGCAGGAACAGGATATACTTGGGCTGCAACCACAGTAAAATGGGGATAA
- a CDS encoding flavodoxin family protein, which yields MKVIGICGSPREKGNTEFFIQTTLDKLNNNGVETELIRLKGKNISGCNGCYRCVEKKECVIEDDFQELFQKMMSADGILLGSPVYHSSITPKLKGLLDRAGFLGRWVANEMKDNNSGYQWKGSAFSGKLVAPITVARRAGQNFTFAQLLLWATVNDCIVVGSNYWNVGVAGTSGKIDAENDIEGIGIMEHLADNMTYILKQFEK from the coding sequence ATGAAAGTTATAGGAATTTGTGGTAGCCCAAGAGAAAAAGGAAATACTGAATTTTTCATACAAACAACATTAGATAAATTAAATAATAATGGTGTTGAAACTGAGTTAATAAGATTAAAGGGAAAAAATATTTCAGGGTGTAATGGCTGTTATAGATGTGTTGAAAAAAAAGAATGTGTCATAGAAGATGATTTTCAAGAGTTATTTCAAAAGATGATGAGTGCAGATGGTATATTACTAGGTTCACCAGTATATCATTCATCTATTACTCCTAAACTTAAAGGATTATTGGATAGAGCTGGTTTTTTAGGACGATGGGTTGCTAATGAAATGAAGGATAATAATAGTGGCTATCAGTGGAAAGGAAGTGCTTTTTCAGGTAAATTAGTAGCACCTATAACAGTAGCTAGAAGAGCTGGCCAAAATTTCACATTTGCTCAATTGTTATTGTGGGCAACAGTTAATGATTGTATAGTTGTTGGGTCAAATTATTGGAATGTAGGTGTGGCAGGAACCAGTGGAAAAATAGATGCAGAAAATGACATAGAAGGTATAGGTATAATGGAACATTTAGCGGATAATATGACATATATATTGAAACAATTTGAAAAATAA